One stretch of Bremerella cremea DNA includes these proteins:
- a CDS encoding efflux RND transporter periplasmic adaptor subunit — translation MLDPSKRSESQSQKLVVLVLSISLTTFLVGGVIGAWAFGKLVPHDTTAAEASKGAGSGKGNAPKAQLVRTGVVEKKPIVPVRALVGDLMAVQSSTIATEVAGKILELPVDEGAKVIGGQTILARIDGTWTALEADKIAAQIAEKKASLTFEKSDYQRYVDLLERNAVSESQTTQKRALMEELEASVQHLEVMLKEVQERKKRLDIVAPFDGTVVSKIAEVGEYVPVGSQIAVIVSTGKIYARVMVPEDNLRILQVGDTIDVAIDSLKVETKGKVSSINAQGSVGSRTFPVRIELDDQAGKLLPGMGASVFVPLSRESTELLVPRDAVLTRPDESTIWVLTEQDPQGTAKSPQINFVVQPVPVRILSHTRDAYAIACVRESDRQLVTPGVQVVTEGLERLVPGALVRVDADKSPLQPVPGTYRTGQQMVDRPGSSTDN, via the coding sequence ATGCTAGACCCATCTAAGCGAAGTGAATCCCAATCGCAAAAGCTTGTGGTGCTCGTCCTTTCCATCTCTTTAACCACCTTCCTTGTTGGTGGTGTTATCGGAGCCTGGGCGTTTGGCAAGCTTGTCCCCCACGACACCACAGCAGCCGAAGCGAGCAAGGGTGCCGGCTCTGGCAAAGGGAACGCTCCCAAAGCACAACTCGTCCGCACAGGCGTTGTCGAAAAGAAACCAATCGTGCCGGTACGTGCCTTAGTTGGCGACCTGATGGCCGTTCAAAGCTCGACGATTGCCACCGAAGTTGCCGGCAAGATTCTTGAACTACCCGTCGACGAAGGGGCGAAGGTAATCGGCGGCCAAACGATTCTGGCACGCATCGACGGAACATGGACCGCCTTGGAAGCTGATAAGATCGCCGCGCAAATCGCCGAAAAGAAGGCCAGCCTGACGTTCGAGAAATCGGACTACCAACGCTATGTTGACCTATTGGAACGAAACGCGGTTTCAGAAAGTCAGACAACCCAGAAACGCGCCTTGATGGAGGAATTGGAAGCCTCGGTTCAACATCTGGAAGTTATGCTCAAAGAAGTGCAAGAACGTAAAAAGCGTCTTGATATCGTCGCACCGTTCGACGGAACCGTCGTATCGAAAATAGCGGAAGTCGGCGAGTACGTTCCGGTCGGCAGCCAAATTGCGGTGATCGTTTCCACCGGTAAGATCTATGCTCGCGTGATGGTGCCGGAAGACAATCTTCGCATTCTCCAAGTCGGAGACACGATTGACGTAGCCATCGATAGTTTGAAGGTCGAAACCAAAGGCAAAGTTTCGTCCATCAATGCCCAAGGCTCTGTCGGCAGCCGTACGTTCCCTGTTCGTATTGAACTCGACGATCAGGCAGGCAAGCTGTTGCCAGGCATGGGAGCCAGTGTCTTTGTTCCTCTTAGCCGGGAATCGACAGAACTGCTTGTCCCACGCGATGCGGTCCTCACGCGGCCAGATGAATCGACCATTTGGGTGCTGACCGAGCAAGATCCGCAGGGGACGGCCAAGTCACCTCAAATCAATTTTGTCGTCCAACCGGTGCCAGTGCGGATCCTTTCGCACACGCGAGACGCGTACGCTATCGCCTGCGTCCGCGAGAGCGATCGTCAACTTGTGACGCCCGGCGTGCAAGTCGTTACGGAAGGTCTCGAACGCTTGGTGCCGGGTGCTTTGGTGCGGGTTGATGCAGACAAGTCGCCCCTGCAGCCGGTCCCGGGAACCTACCGCACCGGTCAACAAATGGTCGACCGACCAGGCAGTTCGACCGACAACTAG
- a CDS encoding efflux RND transporter permease subunit: MDPIKFAIENPVKTAVGVILILMFGAIAFARIPVQLTPDVDRPVITIRTTWDGRSPEEIEKSIILEQEEKLKSVQGLWKMTSLASLGRATITLEFNVGASPDRILQEVSNKIDEVPEYPEDVDRPIIDVADTASDEAIAYLLLQAEDPNFEVATFYDYADRYLKPSLERIEGVAEVDIKGGRQHQVQIRFDPKALAKRSITVPELNAALRLDNVNASAGDLANNRQDVRFRVLGQYDSLEPLRDTIIKYDEQGSPIRVADVAHVELALEKSDHFDQSKGKTSMTIFIKRKTGSNVLDIIEKVNVVVDEMNAEGGVLRAFKNDRYGLRLRSAFDDSYYIYSAIGLVRDNLLIGGGLAVLILFLFLRSFRSTLIIAVSIPISIIGTFVVMWLAGRNLNVISLAGLSFAVGMVVDNAIVVLENIDRHRQMGASTFRAAYHGTREVWGAILASTLTTIAVFAPVLTIQDEAGQLFYDLVLAICAAVALSLIVSISVIPMLASLFLSNSPKSEKAGNPFTNLFGLVPLFSWLGNAWASFIHLLTFPSLASAWLRMMVITLLMVASVGFSYLMMPPASYLPNGNKNFTFCRMSTPAGYSIMENFYVGQRIEEELKPFWSAQNSEEASQHGPVVDLRSGKEYHDIPALKEFFFVVARGSVFMIGISDDPNNVKPVAAVFNKAFEVIPASKGVTSQRSIFGRGAGSSNAVEIEVSGNDMNRLKAACAYLEGALQKEFSRFSVRTSPENFSESGPEQQLRIKQEVAKRLNLSVSDLAVSARSMIDGSFVGDFDFEGDNIDLVLIRDPASSISPEEVAELPIAVREADGSVVMVSLGQIADFIPSEASQEIRRVEQQRAIALTVTPPNEVALEDAQARILDIVAQARAEGKMGSDIFVSLSGNADRLSEVRSTLMGQWTGWNWQSLGSVAMSRFFLALVITYLLMAALFENFIHPFVIMFTVPLATIGGFFGLWIVHQQDPTQQMDVLTMLGFVILIGVVVNNAILIVHQALNFMRGEQDEQGNNIPPMPPREAIRESVRTRMRPIFITTFTSVFGMLPLVIAPGSGSELYRGLGAIVVGGLVFATIFTLLVIPLLFSLVMDLITWWKPSSVVSPAETNR, from the coding sequence ATGGACCCGATCAAGTTTGCCATTGAAAACCCGGTAAAAACCGCCGTCGGGGTGATCCTAATCTTGATGTTCGGAGCGATCGCCTTTGCCCGAATTCCGGTGCAATTGACGCCGGACGTCGACCGACCAGTAATCACCATCCGAACCACCTGGGACGGACGCAGCCCCGAAGAAATCGAAAAGTCGATCATCCTGGAACAGGAAGAGAAGCTGAAGTCGGTTCAAGGGCTGTGGAAAATGACTTCGCTGGCCAGCTTAGGACGGGCCACGATCACTCTCGAATTCAATGTGGGCGCATCGCCTGATCGAATTCTGCAAGAAGTCTCGAATAAGATCGACGAAGTTCCTGAATACCCGGAAGACGTTGACCGCCCCATCATCGATGTCGCCGACACGGCCAGCGACGAAGCGATCGCCTATCTGCTACTCCAAGCCGAAGACCCGAATTTTGAAGTCGCCACGTTCTACGATTACGCCGATCGCTACCTTAAGCCCAGTTTGGAACGGATTGAAGGGGTCGCCGAGGTCGATATCAAAGGAGGGCGACAACATCAAGTTCAAATCCGCTTCGATCCCAAGGCCCTCGCCAAACGTAGCATTACCGTTCCCGAACTGAACGCCGCGTTACGACTCGACAACGTGAACGCTTCGGCGGGCGACTTAGCCAACAATCGCCAGGATGTTCGTTTCCGGGTCTTAGGTCAGTACGACTCCCTCGAACCACTCCGCGACACCATTATCAAGTACGACGAACAGGGAAGTCCTATTCGCGTAGCGGATGTCGCCCATGTGGAACTTGCCTTAGAAAAATCAGATCACTTCGATCAAAGCAAAGGCAAGACCTCGATGACGATCTTCATCAAACGGAAGACCGGCAGCAACGTGCTCGACATCATCGAGAAAGTGAACGTGGTGGTCGACGAGATGAACGCCGAAGGAGGCGTGCTGCGTGCGTTCAAGAACGATCGCTACGGCTTACGCCTTCGTTCTGCCTTCGACGATTCTTACTACATCTACAGCGCGATCGGCCTGGTGCGCGATAATTTGCTGATCGGCGGCGGGCTGGCCGTGTTGATTCTGTTTTTGTTCTTACGTAGCTTTCGTTCGACTCTAATCATTGCGGTATCGATCCCTATTTCGATCATTGGCACGTTTGTTGTCATGTGGCTCGCTGGGCGAAATTTGAACGTGATTTCGCTGGCGGGGCTCAGCTTCGCCGTAGGGATGGTGGTCGACAATGCGATTGTTGTGCTCGAGAACATCGATCGTCATCGTCAAATGGGGGCCAGTACGTTCAGGGCGGCGTATCATGGAACCCGTGAAGTTTGGGGCGCGATTCTCGCTTCCACCCTAACCACCATTGCCGTGTTCGCCCCGGTGCTAACGATTCAGGACGAAGCAGGCCAGTTGTTCTACGACTTGGTGCTGGCCATCTGCGCTGCTGTCGCCCTTTCCTTAATCGTTTCCATTTCCGTTATCCCGATGCTGGCTTCGCTGTTTCTGAGCAATAGCCCCAAGTCAGAGAAAGCTGGCAATCCATTCACGAACCTGTTTGGGCTCGTGCCGCTGTTCTCGTGGTTGGGCAATGCCTGGGCGTCGTTTATTCATCTGCTTACGTTCCCTAGCTTGGCCAGTGCCTGGCTTCGAATGATGGTGATCACATTGCTGATGGTCGCGTCAGTCGGCTTTAGCTATCTGATGATGCCCCCGGCCAGCTACTTGCCCAACGGCAACAAAAACTTCACGTTTTGCCGCATGTCGACACCAGCAGGTTATTCCATCATGGAAAACTTCTACGTCGGGCAGCGAATTGAAGAAGAGTTGAAACCGTTTTGGAGTGCCCAGAACAGCGAAGAAGCTTCGCAGCATGGCCCGGTTGTCGACCTCCGTTCCGGTAAAGAGTATCACGACATCCCGGCGCTCAAAGAGTTCTTCTTTGTGGTCGCTCGGGGAAGTGTTTTCATGATTGGCATCAGCGACGATCCCAACAACGTGAAGCCGGTTGCCGCCGTCTTCAACAAGGCCTTCGAGGTGATCCCGGCCAGCAAAGGGGTAACCTCACAACGTTCGATCTTTGGCCGCGGTGCCGGTAGCTCGAACGCGGTGGAAATCGAAGTTAGCGGCAACGACATGAATCGTTTGAAGGCCGCTTGTGCCTATTTGGAAGGGGCACTGCAAAAAGAATTCTCACGCTTCTCCGTCAGAACCTCGCCTGAGAACTTCAGTGAATCAGGCCCCGAGCAGCAATTGCGTATCAAACAAGAGGTCGCCAAACGGCTTAACCTCAGCGTCAGCGATCTGGCCGTTTCGGCCCGTTCCATGATCGATGGATCGTTTGTTGGAGACTTCGATTTCGAAGGAGACAACATCGATTTAGTGTTGATTCGCGATCCAGCCTCCAGCATTTCGCCGGAAGAAGTAGCCGAGCTACCGATCGCCGTGCGCGAGGCTGATGGCTCGGTGGTGATGGTCTCGCTCGGTCAGATCGCGGATTTTATTCCCAGCGAAGCCTCTCAGGAAATTCGGCGGGTGGAACAACAGCGGGCCATCGCTTTGACGGTTACCCCACCCAACGAAGTTGCCCTGGAAGATGCCCAAGCCCGCATCCTTGATATCGTGGCTCAAGCTCGTGCGGAAGGCAAAATGGGGAGCGATATCTTTGTTTCTCTCTCTGGCAATGCCGACCGCTTATCCGAAGTTCGCTCGACCTTGATGGGGCAGTGGACCGGTTGGAACTGGCAGTCGCTCGGTAGTGTCGCGATGAGTCGTTTCTTTTTAGCGTTGGTCATTACTTACCTGCTGATGGCCGCGTTGTTCGAGAACTTCATTCACCCCTTCGTGATTATGTTTACGGTTCCCTTGGCCACAATCGGTGGGTTCTTCGGACTGTGGATCGTTCACCAGCAAGATCCTACCCAGCAAATGGATGTGCTAACGATGCTCGGCTTTGTGATCTTGATTGGGGTGGTGGTCAACAATGCCATCTTGATCGTGCATCAAGCTCTTAATTTCATGCGAGGTGAACAAGACGAGCAAGGAAACAACATCCCACCGATGCCTCCAAGGGAAGCGATTCGCGAATCGGTGCGGACTCGCATGCGTCCGATTTTCATTACCACGTTCACCAGTGTGTTCGGCATGCTTCCCCTGGTGATTGCCCCCGGTTCCGGCAGCGAGCTTTATCGCGGCCTCGGAGCGATTGTCGTCGGTGGCCTGGTCTTCGCCACGATCTTTACGCTCTTGGTCATTCCGCTGCTATTCAGCTTGGTGATGGATTTAATCACCTGGTGGAAACCGTCCTCCGTGGTTTCGCCTGCGGAAACCAATCGCTAA
- a CDS encoding DUF1501 domain-containing protein, protein MSRAAQRNRTHGWNHSLVTRREALQAGAIGILGLGMNHLTGLREANAASATKPHGKAKKLIFIFLSGGLAQHESFDMKPDAPENIRGEFKPISTKTPGLQICEHLPLLAQRSESWALCRSLTHGSNEHSAGHHMMLTGHSTLPTGFSPNAPSRKDRASIAAIGGYALRERQKNNLPTAVVLPERLVHSSGRVIPGQHAGEMGPRHDPWLIEASPFHNASYGAFPEFAFDHQQRGKADNRLFQAPQLSLPSGLGMESVEGRLTLLKSMKRQRRALGHHAQVENFDRLRQGAVSLLTESSVHEALDVTHADSKDLDRYGRNSFGWSLLMARKLVAAGVTLVQVNLGNDETWDTHGNAFPHLKDNLFPPTDKALSALLDDLQASGELDETLIVMAGEFGRTPQITLLEKHYKLPGRDHWGALQSVFFAGGGVQGGNVIGASDAMGAYPTERPVKPENFAATIYSALGIPATAAWHDIENRPHQIYHGEPIAELF, encoded by the coding sequence ATGAGCCGAGCCGCGCAGCGAAATCGGACGCACGGTTGGAACCATTCTCTGGTCACGCGGCGCGAGGCGCTGCAAGCCGGAGCGATTGGTATTCTTGGGCTGGGAATGAACCATCTGACAGGCCTACGAGAAGCGAACGCTGCGTCCGCTACTAAGCCGCACGGCAAAGCGAAGAAGTTGATTTTCATTTTCTTGTCTGGTGGATTAGCTCAGCACGAAAGCTTCGATATGAAGCCAGATGCTCCGGAGAATATTCGGGGCGAATTCAAACCCATCTCGACCAAGACCCCAGGTCTGCAGATTTGCGAACACTTGCCGTTACTGGCCCAGCGAAGCGAAAGCTGGGCTTTGTGCCGCTCGTTAACCCATGGATCGAACGAGCATTCCGCTGGGCATCACATGATGCTGACAGGGCATTCGACGCTGCCGACGGGGTTTAGCCCCAACGCCCCTAGCCGCAAAGATCGTGCCTCGATTGCCGCGATCGGCGGGTATGCTTTACGCGAGCGCCAAAAGAATAATCTGCCGACCGCCGTCGTGTTGCCAGAGAGATTGGTACATAGCAGCGGGCGAGTCATCCCTGGGCAACATGCCGGCGAGATGGGGCCGCGGCACGATCCGTGGCTGATTGAAGCTTCTCCATTTCACAATGCTTCGTACGGTGCTTTTCCGGAGTTCGCGTTCGATCATCAACAGCGAGGCAAAGCGGATAACCGCCTGTTTCAGGCCCCGCAACTTTCGCTGCCGAGTGGCTTGGGAATGGAATCGGTCGAGGGCCGCTTAACGCTGCTTAAGTCGATGAAGCGACAACGTCGCGCGTTAGGCCATCATGCGCAAGTCGAGAACTTCGACCGTTTACGCCAAGGGGCCGTTTCGCTGTTGACCGAGTCGAGTGTTCACGAGGCACTTGATGTTACCCACGCCGATAGTAAAGACCTCGATCGTTATGGGCGAAATTCATTCGGCTGGTCGCTGCTGATGGCACGTAAGCTGGTGGCGGCCGGGGTGACGCTTGTCCAAGTTAATTTAGGAAACGACGAAACCTGGGACACGCACGGCAATGCTTTTCCCCACTTAAAAGACAACCTGTTTCCTCCTACCGACAAAGCGTTGTCGGCCCTGCTCGATGATTTGCAAGCAAGTGGTGAGCTCGACGAGACGTTAATTGTCATGGCAGGGGAATTCGGACGGACTCCCCAAATTACTTTGCTGGAAAAACACTACAAATTGCCCGGTCGCGACCACTGGGGTGCGTTGCAGTCGGTGTTTTTCGCTGGCGGCGGCGTGCAAGGGGGGAACGTGATTGGAGCCTCGGATGCGATGGGGGCCTACCCGACCGAACGCCCTGTGAAACCTGAAAACTTCGCGGCCACCATTTACAGTGCCTTGGGCATCCCCGCGACGGCCGCCTGGCATGACATTGAAAATCGTCCCCACCAGATTTATCACGGCGAACCGATCGCCGAACTGTTTTAA
- a CDS encoding DUF1501 domain-containing protein — MSTTPLFGLDRRNFLRVAAAGVVGSTWPTLSASANDASKRRPPGFGQAKSVLIVLLSGGPSQLDMLDPKPEAPAEVRGDFSAIGTTIPGVAVCEHLPKLAKQTDRWAIVRTLAHREHNHLLATHVALTGRPTPIPRGGSDLDRVESRNDFPNFAAALDFIQPRTDGIPSGVSLPNYLIEGPLTWPGQHAGFLGSKHDPWQINGDPNDKDFRMQALSMREGVSTGRLQSRRQLLESLNRGHTTLAGSEANSLRDQQSIAYNLLTSGKLTQAFEINRESDETRDRYGRNKFGQSLLLSKRMIEAGVPVVQATMGIVQTWDTHIDNWGRLKNTLLPQLDQGLEALTDDLASSGLLDETLLIVMGEFGRTPKISTLPGQTIPGRDHWAHAYSGLFAGAGVQGGQVLGQTDAQAAYPITNSWSPADICSTVFNALGVDEEATISDPLQRPHYLLNGKVISNLYTGASA, encoded by the coding sequence ATGTCTACTACTCCGCTTTTCGGATTGGATCGCCGGAATTTTTTGCGAGTTGCCGCCGCTGGTGTTGTCGGTTCGACATGGCCTACGTTGTCGGCTTCTGCGAACGATGCGAGCAAGCGCCGACCGCCTGGATTCGGCCAAGCGAAGTCGGTACTGATCGTGTTGTTAAGTGGTGGACCGAGTCAGCTTGATATGCTCGATCCGAAGCCTGAGGCACCAGCGGAAGTTCGTGGTGATTTCTCGGCGATTGGGACCACCATTCCTGGCGTGGCGGTGTGCGAACACTTGCCGAAGCTGGCAAAGCAAACCGACCGCTGGGCAATTGTTCGTACGTTAGCCCATCGCGAACATAACCATCTGCTGGCTACCCACGTCGCGCTGACAGGTCGCCCTACTCCGATACCACGTGGTGGCTCGGATTTAGATCGGGTGGAAAGCAGAAACGACTTTCCGAATTTCGCGGCAGCGCTCGACTTTATTCAGCCCCGCACCGACGGAATACCGAGCGGCGTTTCGTTGCCCAATTATTTGATCGAAGGGCCTTTGACTTGGCCTGGTCAGCATGCTGGTTTTCTCGGTTCCAAACATGATCCTTGGCAGATCAACGGCGACCCGAACGACAAAGACTTTCGTATGCAAGCCTTGTCGATGCGGGAAGGCGTTTCGACTGGGCGGTTGCAATCGCGTCGCCAACTGCTGGAAAGTTTAAATCGAGGACACACAACTCTGGCCGGTAGCGAGGCCAACTCTTTGCGCGATCAACAGTCGATCGCTTACAACTTGCTCACCTCTGGAAAGCTCACCCAGGCTTTTGAAATCAATCGCGAGTCGGACGAAACCCGCGACCGATACGGGAGAAACAAGTTTGGCCAATCGTTGCTCCTTTCCAAACGAATGATCGAAGCAGGCGTCCCTGTGGTGCAAGCCACGATGGGAATTGTGCAAACGTGGGACACCCACATCGATAACTGGGGCAGACTTAAGAACACGCTCTTGCCGCAACTCGACCAAGGGCTCGAAGCATTGACCGATGACTTGGCGAGTTCTGGCTTGCTGGATGAAACGTTGTTGATTGTGATGGGCGAATTTGGACGCACTCCGAAGATTTCGACCTTGCCAGGCCAAACCATTCCTGGACGCGATCACTGGGCGCATGCCTATTCTGGCTTATTCGCCGGTGCAGGTGTACAAGGTGGCCAAGTCTTGGGGCAAACCGACGCTCAGGCAGCCTACCCGATAACCAATTCCTGGTCTCCCGCCGACATTTGCAGTACCGTGTTCAATGCGTTGGGGGTCGACGAAGAAGCGACGATCTCCGACCCTCTGCAGCGTCCGCATTACCTGCTCAACGGGAAGGTGATTTCCAACCTCTATACCGGAGCGAGTGCATGA
- a CDS encoding DUF1501 domain-containing protein, whose product MNRRQLLQVGALGALGLGWGGLQAQLEAANLSQLTPRKKPAKACIFIFMWGGPSQLETFDLKPDAPAEVRGDFNPIATKVPGTQICEHFSRLAQWTDKLAIIRSLTHDDPAHLSSGHATLTGQLAPVVKSDADPPSSKDSPHLGSLISKFRPNQAGLPSFVAMPWKALHPAASGGEAPGQHGGWLGSAYDGMLLKGDLNDPKWRPQGLGLPDNMGLDRLESRVALLKMMDAQRASLHESLAGSAFDSHQTRAIEMIGSPHVRQAFDLTQESDATRDRYGRNIHGQCVLMARRLVEHGVPLVSVNWHNDGKNFWDTHGDNFNRMKNDLIPPADMALSALLQDLEERGMLEETVVAWVGEFGRRPQITKNNAGREHWPFCYSGLLAGGGIKPGVVYGASDKHAAYPVADPVSPQDYATTILHAMGVPTAETLPDRENRPHHICSGKVLQDLLI is encoded by the coding sequence GTGAATCGTCGCCAACTTCTCCAAGTTGGGGCGCTCGGCGCCTTGGGCTTAGGCTGGGGAGGCTTACAGGCCCAACTGGAAGCGGCCAACTTGAGTCAATTGACACCCCGTAAAAAGCCCGCCAAGGCTTGTATCTTCATTTTCATGTGGGGTGGGCCCAGCCAGCTAGAGACCTTCGACCTGAAGCCCGATGCGCCTGCGGAAGTTCGGGGCGATTTCAATCCGATCGCAACCAAGGTGCCCGGTACGCAGATTTGCGAACACTTCAGCCGATTGGCCCAGTGGACCGATAAGCTGGCCATCATTCGTTCGTTAACGCATGACGATCCCGCTCACTTGTCCAGCGGACACGCCACGTTAACCGGGCAATTGGCCCCGGTTGTGAAAAGCGATGCCGATCCACCGAGTTCCAAAGATTCGCCGCATCTCGGTTCGCTCATTTCCAAGTTCCGCCCCAATCAAGCAGGGCTTCCTTCGTTCGTGGCGATGCCGTGGAAAGCCTTGCATCCGGCGGCGTCTGGGGGGGAAGCTCCGGGGCAGCATGGTGGTTGGCTCGGCTCGGCTTACGACGGGATGTTATTGAAAGGGGACCTGAACGATCCGAAGTGGCGACCGCAAGGGTTAGGGTTGCCCGATAATATGGGGCTCGATCGCCTAGAATCACGCGTCGCCCTGCTAAAGATGATGGACGCGCAGCGGGCAAGTTTGCATGAATCGCTGGCAGGTTCTGCGTTCGATAGCCATCAAACTCGCGCGATCGAAATGATCGGCTCGCCCCACGTTCGCCAGGCGTTTGATCTCACGCAAGAGTCGGACGCGACCCGCGATCGCTATGGACGCAATATTCATGGTCAGTGTGTCCTGATGGCACGCCGCCTGGTGGAACACGGCGTCCCGTTGGTCTCGGTGAATTGGCATAACGATGGGAAGAACTTCTGGGATACCCATGGCGACAATTTCAATCGGATGAAAAACGATTTAATCCCGCCTGCCGATATGGCCCTCTCCGCACTGCTGCAAGATTTAGAAGAACGCGGCATGTTGGAAGAAACGGTGGTGGCGTGGGTCGGAGAGTTCGGGCGACGGCCACAAATCACCAAGAATAACGCCGGACGCGAGCATTGGCCGTTCTGCTACAGCGGTTTGCTTGCCGGTGGCGGAATTAAGCCTGGGGTGGTGTACGGCGCCAGCGATAAGCATGCCGCTTACCCGGTTGCTGATCCCGTTTCGCCTCAAGATTACGCCACGACCATATTGCACGCGATGGGGGTGCCAACCGCCGAAACGCTGCCCGATCGTGAAAATCGTCCTCATCATATTTGTTCGGGAAAAGTCCTGCAGGATCTGCTGATTTAG